The following proteins come from a genomic window of Caloenas nicobarica isolate bCalNic1 chromosome 24, bCalNic1.hap1, whole genome shotgun sequence:
- the KLHL11 gene encoding kelch-like protein 11 has product MSDKMAAAAASPQQQPGPGPPAADAESGGSRGGAVDGEAEAEEFGCPAHCSDLAWRQNEQRRHGLYCDITLAFGGGRPGPAREYRAHRSVLAAATEYFTPLLSGGFAESRSGRVELQKWSSEGGPDPDTVEAVIGFMYTGTIRVSPGNVHEVLEMADRFLLTRLKEFCGEFLKKKLNLSNCVAVHSLAHMYSLNQLALKAQDMIRRNFHKVIQDEEFYTLPFHLIRDWLSDSEITVDSEEILFETILKWVQKNPEERERYFEDLFKLLRLSQMKPTYLTRHIKSERLVSSNEACVKLVSEAVESHALRSENLQSGNLQHSACPVALLPRFGQNMDVIMVIGGVSEGGDYLSECVGYFIDEDRWVNLPHIHNHLDGHAVAVTESYVYVAGSMEPGFAKTVERYNPNRNIWEQVSNLITRKHSFGLTEVKGNLYSIGGHGNFSPGFKDVAIYNPEQDKWLNLESAPKILRDVKAVSVEDRFVYVAARTPVDSDSEDGLRAVIIRYDAETRQWQDVESLPLIDNYCSFQMSVANTNFYHTASCCPKSYPIDNEEAKIKISGRASDEILESLPPEVLSIEGAAICYYKDDVFIIGGWKNSDDIDKQYRKEAYRYCAERKRWMLLPPMPQPRCRATACHVRIPFRCLQGTQRYPMPQNLMWQKDRIRQMQERQMQEIHRHSLSLRRLPRSQIEC; this is encoded by the exons ATGTCGGACAAgatggcggcggccgcggcctcCCCTCAGCAACAACCGGGCCCCGGCCCGCCGGCGGCGGACGCGGAGAGCGGGGGTTCCCGCGGCGGTGCGGTGGATGGGGAGGCCGAAGCGGAAGAGTTCGGGTGCCCGGCGCACTGCTCTGACTTGGCGTGGCGGCAGAACGAGCAGCGCCGCCACGGCCTCTACTGCGACATCACCCTGGCGttcggcggcgggcggcccgggcCGGCCCGCGAGTACCGGGCGCACCGCTCCGTCCTGGCCGCCGCCACCGAGTACTTCACGCCGCTGCTCTCGGGGGGCTTCGCGGAGTCGCGCTCGGGCCGTGTGGAGCTGCAGAAGTGGAGCTCGGAGGGCGGCCCCGACCCCGACACGGTGGAGGCCGTTATCGGGTTCATGTACACGGGCACCATCCGCGTCAGCCCCGGGAACGTCCATGAGGTGCTGGAGATGGCGGACAG GTTTCTGCTGACCCGGTTGAAAGAGTTCTGTGGGGAgtttctgaagaagaaactcAACCTCTCCAACTGCGTCGCGGTTCACAGCTTAGCCCACATGTATTCCTTGAATCAGCTGGCGCTCAAAGCTCAGGACATGATCAGGAGGAACTTCCACAAAGTTATCCAAGATGAGGAGTTCTACACTTTACCTTTTCACCTCATCAGGGACTGGCTCTCAGACTCGGAGATCACAGTGGACTCTGAAGAAATCCTCTTTGAGACCATTTTGAAGTGGGTTCAGAAAAACcctgaggaaagagagaggtaCTTTGAAGATCTCTTTAAACTGCTTAGATTGTCTCAGATGAAACCCACTTACCTTACTCGCCACATCAAATCTGAAAGGCTGGTGTCGAGCAACGAAGCCTGTGTTAAATTAGTGTCTGAAGCCGTGGAGAGTCACGCCTTGCGATCTGAGAACTTGCAGTCTGGTAATCTACAACATTCCGCTTGTCCTGTAGCGTTGCTGCCGCGTTTCGGACAAAACATGGACGTCATTATGGTGATTGGTGGCGTGTCGGAGGGAGGAGATTACTTGAGTGAATGCGTAGGGTATTTCATCGATGAAGATAGGTGGGTAAACTTGCCGCACATACACAATCATCTTGATGGGCATGCTGTTGCTGTGACAGAATCTTATGTTTATGTGGCTGGCTCCATGGAACCAGGGTTTGCCAAGACTGTAGAAAGGTACAAtccaaacagaaacatttggGAACAAGTCTCAAATCTAATAACTAGAAAACATTCTTTTGGCCTTACTGAAGTGAAAGGAAACTTGTACAGTATTGGCGGACATGGCAATTTCAGTCCTGGCTTTAAAGATGTGGCCATTTATAATCCCGAACAAGACAAATGGCTGAACCTGGAGTCAGCACCAAAGATTCTTCGTGATGTCAAAGCTGTTTCTGTAGAAGACCGGTTCGTTTACGTCGCTGCTCGTACCCCAGTTGACAGTGATAGTGAAGACGGATTGAGGGCGGTTATTATCAGATACGATGCTGAAACAAGGCAGTGGCAGGATGTGGAGTCTCTGCCGCTCATTGATAATTATTGCTCTTTTCAGATGTCGGTTGCTAACACAAATTTTTACCATACGGCATCATGCTGCCCCAAGAGTTACCCTATAGATAATGAGGAAGCCAAGATAAAGATTTCTGGCAGGGCCTCAGATGAAATCCTGGAGAGCTTACCCCCAGAGGTTCTTAGTATTGAAGGAGCAGCTATTTGCTATTATAAAGATGATGTTTTCATCATTGGGGGGTGGAAAAACAGCGACGATATTGACAAACAGTACAGGAAAGAGGCTTATCGTTACTGTGCAGAGAGAAAGCGTTGGATGCTTTTGCCTCCTATGCCTCAGCCTCGCTGTAGAGCAACAGCCTGCCACGTGAGAATCCCCTTCAGGTGCTTGCAGGGGACACAGAGATACCCTATGCCACAAAATCTGATGTGGCAAAAAGACAGAATAAGGCAAATGCAGGAAAGGCAGATGCAGGAGATACACCGACACTCCCTGAGCTTACGGCGACTGCCACGCTCGCAGATTGAGTGCTAG
- the FKBP10 gene encoding peptidyl-prolyl cis-trans isomerase FKBP10, producing MAPGSLVLLLSILGTPGLGDPGPLEDVVIDRYYIPKICLREVQMGDFIRYHYNGTFKDGKKFDSSYDRGATVAGVVGVGRLITGMDRGLQGMCVNERRHLIVPPHLGYGSIGVAGLIPPDATLYFDVVMLDIWNKNDKLQITTLSKPERCNRTVQNSDFVRYHYNGTLLDGTSFDSSYSKNGTYDTYVGTGWLIKGMDQGLLGMCAGEKRSIIIPPFLAYGEKGYGTVIPPQASLVFSVLLVDFHNPKDGVFLEHLEVPESCKRRAVTGDFVRYHYNGTLMDGTLFDSSYSRNHTYNTYIGKGYIIPGMDQGLQGVCVGERRRVVIPPHLAYGENGAGDKIPGSAVLIFDVHIMDFHNPEDPVEIETLYRPEGCNVTTRDRDFVRYHYNCSLLDGTKLFSSHDYEKPQEVTLGTNKVIEGLNRGLLNMCAGERRVLIIPPHLGHGESGARGVPGSAVLRFEVELISMEEGVPEGYLFIWHGEPPANLYEQMDLNKDGEIPADEFSTFIKSQVAEGKGRLMPSSDPEKVIADMFKNQDRNQDGKITSEELKLKSDEDQEKIHEEL from the exons ATGGCCCCCGGCAGCCTCGTCCTCCTCCTGAGCATCCTGGGGACCCCAGGGCTGGGTGACCCCGGCCCCTTGGAAGACGTGGTGATAGACAGATACTATATCCCCAAAATCTGCCTGCGGGAAGTCCAGATGGGGGATTTCATTCGCTACCACTACAATGGGACCTTTAAAGATGGCAAAAAGTTTGACTCCAG CTATGACCGAGGGGCCACAGTGGCCGGCGTGGTGGGCGTCGGGCGGCTGATCACCGGCATGGaccgggggctgcagggcatGTGCGTGAACGAGCGGCGACACCTCATCGTGCCCCCCCACCTGGGCTACGGCAGCATCGGTGTGG CGGGGCTGATCCCCCCGGATGCCACCTTGTACTTCGACGTCGTCATGCTGGACATCTGGAACAAGAACGACAAGCTGCAGATCACCACCCTGTCCAAACCGGAGCGCTGCAACCGCACGGTGCAGAACTCGGACTTTGTGCGGTACCACTACAACGGCACGCTGCTGGATGGCACCTCCTTCGACTCCAG CTACAGCAAGAACGGCACCTACGACACCTACGTGGGCACGGGCTGGCTGATCAAGGGTATGGACCAGGGGCTGCTGGGCATGTGCGCTGGGGAGAAGAGGAGCATCATCATCCCCCCATTCCTGGCCTATGGGGAGAAGGGCTACG GGACCGTGATCCCACCACAGGCGTCACTGGTGTTCAGCGTGCTGCTGGTGGACTTCCACAACCCCAAGGACGGCGTCTTCCTGGAGCACCTGGAGGTGCCGGAGTCCTGCAAGCGCAGGGCTGTGACCGGGGACTTTGTCCGCTACCACTACAACGGCACGTTGATGGACGGGACGCTCTTCGACTCcag ctacTCCCGCAATCACACCTACAACACCTACATCGGGAAGGGCTACATCATCCCCGGCATGGACCAGGGCCTGCAAGGGGTCTGCGTGGGAGAGAGGCGGCGGGTGGTCATCCCCCCACACCTGGCCTATGGGGAGAACGGAGCAG GGGACAAAATTCCCGGCTCAGCCGTGCTCATCTTCGACGTCCACATCATGGATTTCCACAACCCCGAGGACCCGGTGGAGATTGAGACCCTGTACCGGCCCGAGGGCTGCAACGTCACCACCCGCGACAGAGACTTCGTCCGCTACCACTACAACTGCTCCTTGCTGGACGGCACCAAGCTCTTCTCCTC CCACGACTACGAGAAGCCCCAGGAGGTGACTCTGGGGACCAACAAGGTGATCGAGGGCCTGAACAGGGGCCTCCTCAACATGTGCGCGGGAGAGAGGCGGGTGCTCATCATCCCCCCGCACCTGGGCCACGGGGAGAGCGGAG CCCGAGGGGTGCCAGGCAGCGCCGTGCTCCGCTTCGAGGTGGAGCTGATCTCCATGGAGGAGGGTGTTCCTGAGGGCTACCTCTTCATCTGGCACGGGGAGCCGCCAGCGAACCTCTACGAGCAAATGGACCTGAACAAGGATGGGGAGATCCCCGCCGATGAG TTCTCCACCTTCATCAAGAGCCAGGTGGCGGAAGGGAAAGGCCGCCTCATGCCCAGCTCCGACCCGGAGAAAGTCATCGCCGACATGTTCAAGAACCAGGACCGCAACCAGGACGGGAAGATCACCTCCGAGGAGCTGAAGCTGAAGTCAGACGAGGACCAGGAGAAGATCCACGAGGAGCTCTGA
- the KLHL10 gene encoding kelch-like protein 10 — protein sequence MMRLIIEYAYTRIVPITVDNVESLLTAADQFNIMGIIRLCCEFLKSQLCLENCIGICRLTDYYHCPDLREAAYVFILHHFEDIYRVSSEFLDLSADELKHIIEKDELNVKQEDAVFEAILKWIGHNPEKRRKHIADLLSRVRLALMQADYFMNNVKGHDYVKDNEECKFLIINALTEMYNLNMHGSSFTNFSNPLTRPRLPYAVLFAIGGWSGGSPTNAIETYDTRADNWVNVTCEQESPLAYHGTAYLKGFVYVIGGFDSVDYFNSVKRFDPLQKTWQQVAPMHSRRCYVSVTVLNDYIYAMGGFDGYMRLNTAERYEPETNQWTLIAPMHEQRSDASATTLHEKVYICGGFNGNECLITAEVYDAMKNQWTFIAPMRSRRSGVGVIAYGNEVYAVGGFDGVNRLKSVEAYNPVANTWRVVPNMFNPRSNFGIEVVDDLLFVVGGFNGFTTTFNVECYDENSNEWYDVHDMGIYRSALSCCVVPGLSNVGDYVARRDTYVDETSKEVRFISSTSSLPA from the exons ATGATGAGGCTCATTATCGAGTACGCCTACACCAGGATCGTACCGATCACGGTCGACAACGTGGAAAGTTTGTTAACTGCAGCAGACCAGTTCAACATAATGGGCATCATCAGGCTGTGCTGCGAGTTCTTAAAATCCCAGCTATGTTTGGAAAATTGCATCGGCATCTGTAGACTCACAGATTATTACCACTGTCCCGACCTGCGAGAAGCAGCCTACGTATTCATCCTCCACCACTTTGAGGACATCTACAGGGTGTCTAGCGAGTTCCTAGACCTCTCTGCCGACGAACTGAAGCACATCATCGAGAAGGACGAGCTCAACGTGAAACAAGAAGACGCTGTGTTCGAGGCCATTCTGAAATGGATCGGTCACAACCcggagaagaggaggaagcacATTGCAGACCTGCTGAGCAGG GTTCGACTGGCACTGATGCAAGCAGATTACTTCATGAACAACGTCAAAGGACACGATTACGTGAAGGACAACGAGGAGTGCAAGTTTCTCATCATAAACGCGCTGACAGAAATGTACAACCTCAACATGCACGGCTCGTCTTTCACCAACTTCAGCAACCCGCTCACCCGGCCTCGCCTGCCTTACGCCGTCTTGTTCGCCATCGGAGGCTGGAGCGGGGGGAGCCCAACCAACGCCATCGAGACGTACGATACCCGCGCAGACAACTGGGTGAACGTCACATGCGAGCAAGAAAGCCCCCTTGCCTATCACGGCACGGCTTATCTGAAAGGCTTTGTCTACGTTATCGGAGGATTCGACAGCGTGGATTATTTCAACAGCGTCAAGCGGTTTGACCCGCTTCAGAAAACGTGGCAGCAGGTCGCGCCCATGCACTCGCGGCGCTGCTACGTCAGCGTCACCGTCCTCAACGACTACATCTACGCCATGGGAGGGTTCGACGGGTACATGCGCCTGAACACGGCTGAACGGTACGAGCCGGAGACGAACCAGTGGACGCTGATCGCCCCCATGCACGAGCAGAGAAGCGATGCCAGCGCGACCACGCTGCACGAGAAG GTGTATATATGTGGTGGGTTCAACGGCAATGAATGCCTGATCACAGCTGAGGTGTACGATGCCATGAAAAATCAATGGACCTTCATAGCCCCCATGCGAAGCAGAAGAAGCGGAGTAGGTGTGATCGCGTACGGGAACGAAGTGTATGCG GTGGGAGGATTTGATGGAGTCAACCGGCTCAAGAGCGTGGAAGCTTACAACCCCGTGGCCAACACGTGGCGCGTGGTTCCCAACATGTTCAATCCCCGCAGCAACTTCGGCATCGAGGTGGTGGACGATCTTCTGTTTGTGGTTGGCGGCTTTAACGGTTTTACCACTACTTTCAACGTCGAGTGTTACGATGAAAACAGTAACGAGTGGTACGACGTTCACGACATGGGCATTTACCGCAGCGCTCTGAGCTGCTGCGTCGTGCCGGGTCTGTCGAACGTCGGGGATTATGTTGCTAGACGAGACACTTATGTGGATGAAACTTCGAAGGAAGTGAGGTTCATTTCTTCAACGAGTAGCCTGCCCGCATAA
- the NT5C3B gene encoding 7-methylguanosine phosphate-specific 5'-nucleotidase isoform X1: MVPELEKATVRIRQPERVMGIIRSMKAQGMNKLQVISDFDMTLSRFGCNGRRCPTSHNILDNSRVISEDGKKKLKDLLHYYYPIEIDPNRTLEEKRPLMVEWWTRAHELLSQQKIQKGDIAQIVRESDVMLRDGFHELFDQLHKYNIPLFIFSAGVGDILEEIIRQANVFYSNVNVVSNYMDFDDNGVLTHFKGPLIHTYNKNNSVLQGTEYFQQLSTRTSIVLLGDSMGDLTMADGVPSVENILKIGFLNDKVEEQRGKYLDAYDIVLESDETLDVVNGILRYILTET; encoded by the exons ATG GTGCCCGAGCTGGAGAAAGCCACGGTGCGCATCCGGCAGCCGGAGCGCGTGATGGGGATAATCCGCTCCATGAAGGCGCAGGGGATGAACAAGCTGCAG GTCATTTCAGACTTCGACATGACGCTGAGCAGGTTTGGGTGCAACGGCAGACGCTGCCCCACTTCGCACA ATATCCTGGATAACAGTCGTGTTATCAGTGAGGATGGCAAGAAGAAG CTGAAAGATCTGCTCCACTATTACTATCCCATTGAAATCGATCCCAACCGGACCCTGGAAGAGAAACGGCCCCTCATGGTGGAGTG GTGGACCAGGGCCCACGAGCTGCTGTCACAGCAGAAGATCCAGAAGGGCGACATCGCCCAGATCGTCAGAGAATCGGACGTGATGCTGAG GGATGGATTCCATGAATTATTTGATCAGCTGCATAAGTACAACATCCCCCTGTTTATCTTCTCTGCTGGTGTCGGTGACATCCTAGAAGAGATTATCCGTCAGGCCAACGTCTTCTACTCAAACGTCAACGTGGTGTCCAACTACATGGACTTTGATGATAAT GGAGTCCTCACGCATTTCAAGGGACCTCTCATCCACACCTACAACAAGAACAACAGCGTTCTGCAGGGTACGGAgtatttccagcagctgagcacTAGGACAAGCATCGTCTTGCTGGGGGACTCCATGGGTGACCTGACGATGGCAGACGGTGTTCCCAGTGTGGAGAACATCCTCAAGATCGGCTTTCTCAATGACAAG GTGGAAGAGCAGAGGGGGAAATACCTGGATGCCTACGACATCGTGCTGGAGAGCGACGAGACGCTGGACGTGGTCAACGGGATCCTCCGGTACATCCTGACCGAGACATGA
- the NT5C3B gene encoding 7-methylguanosine phosphate-specific 5'-nucleotidase isoform X2, with protein MGIIRSMKAQGMNKLQVISDFDMTLSRFGCNGRRCPTSHNILDNSRVISEDGKKKLKDLLHYYYPIEIDPNRTLEEKRPLMVEWWTRAHELLSQQKIQKGDIAQIVRESDVMLRDGFHELFDQLHKYNIPLFIFSAGVGDILEEIIRQANVFYSNVNVVSNYMDFDDNGVLTHFKGPLIHTYNKNNSVLQGTEYFQQLSTRTSIVLLGDSMGDLTMADGVPSVENILKIGFLNDKVEEQRGKYLDAYDIVLESDETLDVVNGILRYILTET; from the exons ATGGGGATAATCCGCTCCATGAAGGCGCAGGGGATGAACAAGCTGCAG GTCATTTCAGACTTCGACATGACGCTGAGCAGGTTTGGGTGCAACGGCAGACGCTGCCCCACTTCGCACA ATATCCTGGATAACAGTCGTGTTATCAGTGAGGATGGCAAGAAGAAG CTGAAAGATCTGCTCCACTATTACTATCCCATTGAAATCGATCCCAACCGGACCCTGGAAGAGAAACGGCCCCTCATGGTGGAGTG GTGGACCAGGGCCCACGAGCTGCTGTCACAGCAGAAGATCCAGAAGGGCGACATCGCCCAGATCGTCAGAGAATCGGACGTGATGCTGAG GGATGGATTCCATGAATTATTTGATCAGCTGCATAAGTACAACATCCCCCTGTTTATCTTCTCTGCTGGTGTCGGTGACATCCTAGAAGAGATTATCCGTCAGGCCAACGTCTTCTACTCAAACGTCAACGTGGTGTCCAACTACATGGACTTTGATGATAAT GGAGTCCTCACGCATTTCAAGGGACCTCTCATCCACACCTACAACAAGAACAACAGCGTTCTGCAGGGTACGGAgtatttccagcagctgagcacTAGGACAAGCATCGTCTTGCTGGGGGACTCCATGGGTGACCTGACGATGGCAGACGGTGTTCCCAGTGTGGAGAACATCCTCAAGATCGGCTTTCTCAATGACAAG GTGGAAGAGCAGAGGGGGAAATACCTGGATGCCTACGACATCGTGCTGGAGAGCGACGAGACGCTGGACGTGGTCAACGGGATCCTCCGGTACATCCTGACCGAGACATGA